In a genomic window of Sarcophilus harrisii chromosome 4, mSarHar1.11, whole genome shotgun sequence:
- the LOC100924139 gene encoding olfactory receptor 6K2-like: MENNNWTTAQEFIFSAFPRNWKDAVTCFVPLLFIYAFILIGNVIIIMVVQLNAHLHTPMYFFISTLSFLEVWFTTTCIPLMLSNLLSEKKGISFNGCMVQLYFFHSTGISEMCLLGAMAFDRYLAICKPLHYPTIMTPRLCVQLTLVCCACGFITPLPEVVWISTLPFCGSNYLEHVFCDFLPLLRLACTDTRAIIMIQVVDVIHAMEIVADIFFILLSYAGIVVVVLRIRSAEGRRKAFSTCASHLTVVSLFFSTVGLTYLRFSDTHSLIWDVGIALAFTVLCPFFNPIIYSLRNKEIKETIKKYMSQPGIFFHKTR; encoded by the coding sequence aTGGAAAACAATAACTGGACTACTGCCCAAGAATTTATCTTCTCTGCATTCCCGAGGAACTGGAAAGATGCAGTTACCTGCTTTGTCCCACTGCTCTTCATCTATGCCTTcattcttattgggaatgtgatAATCATCATGGTTGTCCAACTAAATGCTCACCTCCACACTCCCATGTATTTCTTTATCAGTACTCTCTCCTTTCTGGAGGTCTGGTTTACCACCACCTGTATCCCACTAATGCTGTCAAACCTGCTAAGTGAGAAGAAGGGCATTTCCTTCAATGGTTGTATGGTACagttgtattttttccattctacAGGCATTAGTGAGATGTGCCTTTTGGGAGCCATGGCTTTTGACCGCTATTTGGCCATTTGCAAACCCCTTCATTATCCAACAATTATGACTCCAAGACTATGTGTCCAATTAACCCTAGTTTGCTGTGCCTGTGGATTCATCACACCCCTGCCAGAGGTTGTGTGGATCTCTACACTGCCATTCTGTGGTTCTAATTACCTGGAACATGTCTTCTGTGACTTCCTCCCACTCTTGCGTCTGGCCTGCACAGATACCCGGGCCATTATTATGATCCAGGTAGTTGATGTGATCCATGCTATGGAGATAGTTGCAGACATATTTTTCATCCTTCTCTCTTATGCTGGCATTGTGGTAGTAGTCTTGCGCATCCGTTCAGCTGAAGGTCGCCGTAAAGCCTTTTCTACTTGTGCCTCCCATTTGACAGTTGTTTCACTATTCTTTAGTACAGTGGGACTCACATACCTTCGTTTCTCTGACACTCACTCCTTAATCTGGGATGTAGGTATTGCCTTGGCATTCACAGTTTTGTGCCCATTTTTCAACCCTATTATTTACAGTTTGAGGAATAAAGAGATTAAGGAAACTATTAAAAAGTACATGAGTCAGCCAGGAATCTTTTTCCATAAGACCAGATGA